The following proteins come from a genomic window of Pseudomonas hygromyciniae:
- a CDS encoding phage tail protein, whose product MAEVLNFEHNGITVNASESPEAMGGLGDNVIGLVGTAPNAHLSIPKNAPFRINSFTAQALLDPTGAESGTLFHAVYQILKVVKVPVYVVIVEEGSTPADTLNNVIGGNEPVTGRKLGLAALSSVPEDLTIIGAPGFTGTKAVAGEFAAFGKRIKARVVLDGKDASVADQVTYSGELGGADLGFDRCLLVHNMPSVYSKAAKKNVFLAPSSLAIAALAKVKQWESPGNQVTFAEDVSRVVEYNILDTSTEGDLLNRYGVSYYARTILGGFSLLGNRSITGKFISYVGLEDAISRKLVKAGQKAMAHNLTKSFMDQEVKRINDWLQTLVADETIPGGSVYLHPELNSVEKYKNGTWFIVIDYGRYAPNEHMVYQLNARDEIIEQFLEDVL is encoded by the coding sequence ATGGCTGAGGTTTTGAACTTCGAGCATAACGGCATCACCGTCAATGCCAGCGAATCCCCCGAGGCCATGGGTGGCCTGGGTGACAACGTGATCGGTCTGGTCGGCACCGCGCCCAATGCGCATCTGTCGATCCCGAAAAACGCTCCGTTCCGCATCAACAGCTTCACCGCCCAGGCACTGCTGGACCCGACCGGCGCCGAGTCGGGCACGCTGTTTCATGCGGTGTACCAGATCCTCAAAGTGGTCAAGGTGCCGGTCTATGTGGTGATCGTCGAAGAGGGCAGCACCCCCGCCGATACCCTCAACAACGTGATCGGCGGCAATGAGCCGGTGACCGGTCGCAAGCTGGGCCTCGCGGCGCTGAGCAGCGTCCCCGAAGACCTGACCATCATTGGCGCCCCAGGCTTTACCGGGACCAAGGCCGTGGCCGGTGAGTTTGCCGCTTTCGGCAAGCGCATCAAGGCCCGTGTGGTGCTGGACGGCAAAGACGCCAGCGTCGCCGACCAAGTGACCTACAGCGGCGAGCTGGGCGGCGCCGACCTGGGTTTCGATCGCTGCCTGCTGGTACACAACATGCCGTCCGTGTACTCCAAGGCCGCGAAGAAAAACGTGTTCCTCGCGCCGTCGTCCCTGGCCATCGCCGCCTTGGCCAAGGTCAAGCAATGGGAGAGCCCAGGCAACCAGGTGACCTTCGCCGAAGACGTGTCGCGGGTGGTCGAGTACAACATCCTCGACACCTCCACCGAGGGCGACCTGCTCAACCGCTACGGCGTGAGTTACTACGCCCGCACCATTCTCGGCGGCTTCTCGCTGCTGGGTAACCGCTCCATCACCGGCAAGTTCATCAGCTATGTGGGCCTGGAAGACGCCATCAGCCGCAAGCTGGTCAAGGCCGGGCAGAAAGCCATGGCGCACAACCTGACCAAGTCGTTCATGGATCAGGAAGTCAAGCGCATCAACGACTGGCTGCAAACCCTGGTGGCCGACGAAACCATTCCTGGAGGCAGCGTGTACCTGCACCCGGAACTCAACAGTGTCGAGAAGTACAAGAACGGCACCTGGTTCATCGTGATCGACTACGGGCGCTACGCGCCAAACGAACACATGGTTTATCAACTCAATGCCCGCGATGAAATCATCGAGCAGTTTCTGGAGGACGTTCTCTAA
- a CDS encoding phage tail-collar fiber domain-containing protein, whose protein sequence is MTDDITRLVRFTSKGLDEVLQAKNQGLKGEITHIAAGTGRYNPTGNETALRNERQRVAIVDYEDLGQRQLRMAALFDGDGEYEIGEFGFYLASGTLLAVYSVAGKLLTYKAAAARVLQKFTLDISPLPVDSVTIVVGSENLNVLLTEEIAELATASVDNMTRHVGVLFRVMALEAK, encoded by the coding sequence ATGACCGATGACATTACGCGCCTGGTGCGCTTCACCTCCAAGGGATTGGATGAAGTGCTGCAGGCAAAGAACCAAGGCTTGAAAGGCGAAATCACCCACATCGCCGCCGGCACCGGCCGCTACAACCCCACGGGCAACGAAACCGCCCTGCGCAATGAGCGCCAGCGCGTGGCGATTGTGGATTACGAAGACCTGGGCCAGCGCCAACTGCGCATGGCCGCGCTGTTTGATGGCGATGGCGAGTATGAGATTGGCGAGTTTGGGTTTTATCTCGCCAGTGGCACGTTGTTGGCGGTGTATTCGGTGGCGGGGAAGTTGCTGACGTATAAGGCGGCTGCTGCGCGGGTGTTGCAGAAGTTTACGTTGGATATTTCGCCGTTGCCGGTGGATAGCGTGACGATTGTGGTTGGGAGTGAAAATTTGAATGTGTTGTTGACCGAGGAAATCGCAGAGCTAGCTACGGCCAGCGTTGACAATATGACTCGGCATGTAGGTGTTCTATTTCGAGTCATGGCTCTGGAAGCCAAGTGA
- a CDS encoding phage tail protein I — MSEQSPSLLPANSSPLEKALDLGFGRLLERVVPPFPALMNPLQTPAPFLPYLAADRGVSEWNADASETEKRLTVALSWQIQRQAGTPKALSHAVESLGFTPNILAWYQQRPLAQPYTFDVQAIIGRSWSSGDHNRLIRRINAAKSERDLATITLVHEVLGGLPITGVAHRALNDGELSLWGALPELVLSSRLNSAGVAQHYTINDYDLRAQP, encoded by the coding sequence ATGAGTGAACAGTCTCCCAGCCTATTGCCCGCCAACAGCTCACCACTGGAGAAGGCGTTGGACCTGGGCTTTGGCCGCCTGCTCGAACGGGTCGTGCCGCCATTTCCAGCGCTGATGAACCCACTGCAAACGCCAGCGCCGTTCCTGCCTTACCTGGCCGCCGACCGTGGCGTCAGCGAATGGAATGCCGATGCTAGCGAAACCGAAAAACGCCTGACGGTGGCGCTGTCCTGGCAAATCCAGCGCCAGGCCGGCACGCCCAAGGCCTTGAGCCACGCGGTCGAATCCTTGGGGTTCACCCCCAACATCCTGGCCTGGTACCAACAGCGCCCGCTGGCCCAGCCCTACACCTTCGACGTGCAGGCGATCATCGGCCGCAGTTGGTCCAGTGGCGACCACAACCGCTTGATCCGCCGCATCAATGCGGCCAAGAGCGAGCGCGACCTGGCCACCATCACCCTGGTGCATGAAGTGCTCGGTGGGCTGCCGATCACCGGCGTCGCCCACCGGGCGCTGAACGACGGCGAGTTGTCGCTGTGGGGCGCGCTGCCGGAACTTGTATTGAGTTCAAGGCTTAACAGTGCGGGCGTTGCCCAGCACTACACCATTAACGACTACGACCTCAGGGCGCAGCCATGA
- a CDS encoding baseplate J/gp47 family protein, which yields MSMLIPGQNQLAPPDLIAVDEFEPLLAQFKAFVVDYVAARAPQSAAKLRVSLDNESELLTLALEAFCVRLQTHERKYNARIQQMLAWWATGSNLDARLADMGLERQVLDPGDPAAFPPVPPTLESDDDARLRYYLAPHAPAAGSRMQYRREVFTLGERPAVKVHSTAAGLVTVSYTFDPDGYAAQVKDGNARRTAPGEVMVTVLSRAGNGTPSADLLEGVRRHFARPDVRPETDWVTVQGAQIVPYKIRVVAKINAGPDSGLTQVAAQQLLQTYAESCHCLEGRVDPSWIDYTIHTAGAAQLEILEPLAPIITTAFQAPYCTGVEVEVRSL from the coding sequence ATGAGTATGTTGATCCCCGGGCAGAACCAATTGGCGCCGCCCGACCTGATCGCTGTCGATGAGTTCGAGCCGCTGCTGGCGCAGTTCAAGGCGTTTGTCGTCGACTATGTGGCCGCTCGCGCCCCACAAAGCGCGGCCAAGCTCAGGGTCAGCCTGGACAACGAAAGTGAGTTGCTGACCCTGGCCCTGGAAGCGTTTTGTGTGCGCCTGCAAACCCATGAGCGCAAGTACAACGCGCGTATCCAGCAGATGCTGGCGTGGTGGGCCACTGGCAGCAACCTGGATGCCCGCCTGGCCGATATGGGCCTGGAGCGCCAGGTGCTCGACCCAGGCGACCCGGCGGCGTTCCCGCCTGTGCCGCCGACCCTGGAAAGCGATGACGATGCCCGGCTGCGTTACTACCTGGCACCCCACGCGCCGGCTGCCGGTTCGCGCATGCAGTACCGGCGTGAGGTGTTTACCCTCGGCGAGCGGCCTGCGGTGAAAGTCCACAGTACCGCTGCGGGTCTGGTCACGGTCAGCTATACCTTCGACCCGGATGGCTATGCCGCCCAGGTCAAGGACGGCAACGCCCGGCGCACCGCGCCAGGGGAAGTGATGGTCACCGTGCTGTCCCGTGCCGGCAATGGCACACCTTCGGCAGATTTGCTTGAAGGGGTGCGGCGCCATTTCGCCCGGCCCGATGTGCGCCCGGAAACCGATTGGGTCACGGTGCAGGGCGCGCAGATCGTGCCTTACAAAATCCGCGTGGTAGCCAAGATCAACGCCGGCCCGGACTCGGGGCTGACGCAAGTGGCGGCCCAGCAGTTGTTGCAGACCTATGCCGAGTCCTGTCACTGCCTGGAAGGGCGCGTGGATCCGAGCTGGATCGACTACACCATCCACACCGCGGGGGCGGCGCAACTGGAGATCCTTGAACCGCTGGCGCCGATTATCACCACGGCGTTCCAGGCCCCGTATTGCACGGGTGTCGAGGTGGAGGTGCGCAGCTTATGA
- a CDS encoding phage baseplate protein: protein MIGIERNTGAVLDDWPQFVQRATRALTTPLGTRQKRPLYGSLIPQLLGQNLGDDLLILAQSHAAQAFYNPQNGIGDFVPQVIVANRQGAGLLLRFAGTWKNRKQSFEVVT from the coding sequence ATGATCGGAATTGAGAGAAACACCGGGGCCGTGTTGGACGACTGGCCGCAATTTGTCCAGCGCGCCACCCGGGCCCTGACCACGCCTTTGGGCACACGGCAGAAACGCCCGCTGTACGGTTCGCTGATCCCGCAACTACTGGGGCAGAACCTGGGCGACGATCTGTTGATCCTCGCCCAAAGCCACGCCGCCCAAGCCTTTTACAACCCGCAGAACGGCATCGGCGATTTTGTGCCGCAAGTCATCGTCGCCAATCGCCAGGGCGCTGGCTTGTTGCTGCGGTTTGCCGGCACCTGGAAAAACCGCAAGCAATCCTTCGAGGTGGTGACATGA
- a CDS encoding phage baseplate assembly protein V, whose translation MFDALLRLQLAPIVERLAQMETQLEDLYRRAESFCRIGVCQEVDAASNTCKVSHGELLTPAIRFFNPSAGAQTETRIPTVGEQCLLLNYGGGEGGGQSVALFGLNSDRFPPLSRVASLTSRRYQDGTQSAYDAAGHVLDWNNGPTAFSGSREHVEMSLGAARLVMTAATISVHVGAVGMLLDASGVHLSGPVVDHQGRVISTA comes from the coding sequence ATGTTCGATGCTCTGTTACGCCTGCAACTGGCACCCATCGTCGAGCGCCTGGCGCAAATGGAAACCCAGCTTGAAGACCTCTATCGGCGAGCCGAGAGCTTTTGCCGGATCGGCGTGTGCCAGGAGGTCGACGCGGCCAGCAATACCTGCAAGGTCAGCCATGGCGAATTGCTGACCCCGGCGATTCGCTTCTTCAACCCCAGCGCCGGGGCGCAGACGGAAACGCGGATCCCCACGGTGGGTGAGCAATGCCTGCTGCTCAACTACGGCGGCGGCGAGGGCGGCGGGCAGTCGGTGGCGTTGTTTGGCCTCAACAGTGATCGCTTCCCGCCGCTGTCCCGTGTGGCCAGCCTGACGAGCCGGCGTTATCAGGACGGTACGCAAAGCGCCTACGACGCCGCAGGTCACGTCCTGGATTGGAACAACGGCCCCACGGCATTCAGCGGCTCTCGCGAGCACGTGGAAATGAGTTTGGGCGCCGCCCGTTTGGTCATGACCGCCGCAACCATCAGTGTGCACGTCGGAGCCGTCGGCATGCTGCTGGATGCGTCCGGCGTGCACTTGAGTGGCCCGGTGGTGGATCACCAGGGCCGAGTTATCAGCACGGCATAA
- a CDS encoding phage holin family protein, which translates to MTNEQQALAEMPIWLVIILALIGGVSGEMWRADKEGARGWSLVRRLALRSGACMVCGVSALMLLYAAGMSIWTAGALGCLTAMAGADVAIGLYERWAAKRIGVNQPPDSK; encoded by the coding sequence ATGACAAACGAGCAGCAAGCGTTGGCAGAAATGCCTATCTGGCTGGTGATTATTCTGGCCCTGATCGGCGGCGTGTCCGGGGAAATGTGGCGGGCCGACAAGGAGGGCGCCCGCGGTTGGTCGCTGGTCCGCCGCCTGGCCCTGCGTTCCGGGGCATGCATGGTGTGCGGGGTTTCCGCGTTGATGTTGCTGTACGCCGCCGGCATGTCGATCTGGACGGCCGGCGCTCTGGGGTGCTTGACCGCCATGGCCGGCGCCGATGTTGCCATCGGCCTGTATGAGCGCTGGGCCGCCAAGCGCATCGGGGTCAACCAGCCTCCGGATTCAAAGTGA
- a CDS encoding LexA family transcriptional regulator: MQKRNVSIVLRELLDRDGISPTELHRRTGVPQSTLSRILSGKIVDPSDKHISRIADYFRVSTDQLRGRAGSAWQEERDPMHSELKDISLWDDDTPVNDDEVSIPFLREVELAAGSGRFVIEESEKASLRFGKRSLRHNGVQFDQAKCVTVRGNSMLPVLRDGATVGVNAGKSGIGDIVDGDLYAINHNGQLRVKQLYRLPSGIRLRSFNRDEHPDEDYSFQDIQEEQISILGHVFWWGMYAR; this comes from the coding sequence ATGCAAAAACGCAACGTTTCAATCGTCTTAAGAGAGCTGCTCGATCGCGACGGGATCTCCCCCACGGAGCTTCACCGGCGTACCGGCGTGCCTCAATCCACTCTGTCCCGGATTCTCAGCGGCAAGATCGTTGATCCGTCGGACAAGCACATCTCGCGTATCGCCGATTATTTTCGGGTCAGCACCGACCAGTTGCGTGGGCGCGCGGGGTCGGCGTGGCAGGAAGAGCGCGACCCGATGCATTCGGAGCTCAAGGATATAAGCCTGTGGGACGACGACACGCCCGTTAATGATGACGAGGTGTCGATCCCCTTTTTGCGCGAGGTTGAATTGGCTGCTGGATCAGGAAGATTCGTCATCGAGGAAAGCGAGAAGGCCAGCCTGCGTTTTGGCAAGCGCAGCCTGCGGCATAACGGTGTGCAGTTCGACCAGGCCAAGTGTGTGACGGTGCGTGGCAACAGCATGCTGCCGGTGTTGCGCGATGGGGCGACGGTGGGGGTGAACGCCGGTAAGAGCGGGATTGGCGATATCGTGGATGGTGACTTGTATGCCATCAACCACAACGGTCAACTGCGGGTCAAACAGCTCTATCGCCTGCCTTCGGGGATCCGCCTGCGCAGTTTCAATCGCGATGAGCATCCGGATGAGGACTACAGCTTCCAGGATATCCAGGAGGAGCAGATCAGCATTCTCGGCCACGTTTTCTGGTGGGGCATGTACGCCCGCTAA
- the mutS gene encoding DNA mismatch repair protein MutS has translation MSKNTSDLSSHTPMMQQYWRLKNQHPDQLMFYRMGDFYEIFYEDAKKAAKLLDITLTARGQSAGQAIPMCGIPYHSLEGYLAKLVKLGESVVICEQIGDPATSKGPVERQVVRIITPGTVSDEALLDERRDNLIAAVLGDERLFGLAVLDITSGNFTVLEIQGWENLLAELERINPVELMIPDDWPKDLPAEKRRGAKRRAPWDFERDSALKSLCQQFSVQDLKGFGCETLTLAIGAAGCLLNYAKETQRTALPHLRSLRHERLDDTVVLDGASRRNLELDTNLAGGRDNTLQSVVDRCQTAMGSRLLTRWLNRPLRDLTVLQARQSSITCLLDGYRFEKLQPQLKEIGDIERILARIGLRNARPRDLARLRDALGVLPELQQAMTELEAPHLQQLAVTAGTYPELAALLEKAIIDNPPAIIRDGGVLKTGYDSELDELQALSENAGQFLIDLEAREKARTGLANLKVGYNRVHGYFIELPSKQAEQAPIDYQRRQTLKGAERFITPELKEFEDKALSAKSRALAREKMLYEALLEDLIGKLAPLQDTAAALAELDVLSNLAERALNLDLNCPRFVSEPCMRIVQGRHPVVEQVLTTPFVANDLSLDDDTRMLVITGPNMGGKSTYMRQTALIVLLAHIGSFVPAASCELSLVDRIFTRIGSSDDLAGGRSTFMVEMSETANILHNATDRSLVLMDEVGRGTSTFDGLSLAWAAAERLAHLRAYTLFATHYFELTVLPESEPLVANVHLNATEHNERIVFLHHVLPGPASQSYGLAVAQLAGVPNDVILRAREHLSRLETTALPHETVVASPAKAASKPAAPHQSDMFASLPHPVLDELAKLDLDDLTPRKALEMLYALKTRI, from the coding sequence ATGAGTAAAAACACGTCTGATCTGTCCTCCCACACCCCGATGATGCAGCAGTACTGGCGCCTGAAAAACCAGCACCCTGATCAGTTGATGTTCTATCGCATGGGCGACTTCTACGAGATCTTCTATGAAGACGCGAAGAAGGCAGCCAAGCTGCTGGATATCACCCTGACCGCGCGCGGGCAGTCGGCTGGGCAGGCGATTCCGATGTGTGGGATTCCTTATCACTCGCTGGAAGGTTATCTGGCCAAGCTGGTCAAGCTCGGTGAGTCGGTGGTGATCTGTGAGCAGATCGGCGACCCGGCGACCAGCAAGGGCCCCGTGGAACGTCAGGTGGTGCGCATCATTACCCCGGGGACGGTAAGTGATGAGGCGCTGCTGGATGAGCGGCGTGACAACCTTATCGCGGCGGTGCTGGGGGATGAGCGGCTGTTCGGCCTGGCGGTGCTGGATATCACCAGTGGCAATTTCACGGTCCTGGAAATCCAGGGTTGGGAAAATCTGCTGGCGGAACTGGAGCGCATCAATCCGGTGGAATTGATGATCCCGGATGACTGGCCCAAGGACTTGCCGGCAGAAAAACGCCGTGGGGCCAAGCGTCGTGCGCCGTGGGACTTTGAGCGCGATTCGGCGCTGAAAAGTCTGTGCCAGCAATTTTCCGTACAGGATCTGAAGGGGTTTGGTTGCGAGACTCTGACCCTGGCCATCGGCGCCGCCGGTTGCCTGCTCAACTACGCCAAGGAAACCCAGCGCACCGCCCTGCCCCATTTGCGCAGCCTGCGCCATGAGCGCCTGGACGACACGGTGGTGCTCGATGGGGCCAGCCGACGCAATCTGGAGCTGGACACCAACCTGGCCGGTGGGCGCGACAATACCCTGCAATCGGTGGTGGACCGTTGCCAGACCGCCATGGGCAGCCGCTTGCTGACCCGTTGGCTGAATCGCCCGCTGCGCGACTTGACCGTGCTGCAGGCACGCCAGTCGTCTATTACCTGCCTGCTGGACGGCTACCGCTTTGAAAAGCTGCAACCGCAGCTCAAGGAAATCGGCGATATCGAGCGGATTCTCGCGCGAATCGGCCTGCGTAATGCCCGCCCGCGAGACTTGGCGCGCCTGCGTGACGCACTGGGCGTACTGCCCGAGCTGCAACAGGCGATGACCGAACTGGAAGCGCCGCACCTGCAGCAGCTTGCCGTCACCGCCGGCACCTACCCGGAACTGGCTGCGTTGCTGGAAAAAGCCATTATCGATAACCCGCCGGCGATCATCCGCGACGGCGGCGTGCTCAAGACCGGCTACGACAGCGAGCTGGACGAGCTGCAAGCCTTGAGCGAGAACGCCGGGCAGTTCCTGATCGACCTGGAAGCCCGCGAAAAAGCCCGTACCGGCCTGGCCAACCTGAAGGTCGGCTACAACCGCGTGCACGGCTACTTTATCGAGTTGCCGAGCAAGCAGGCCGAACAGGCACCGATCGATTACCAGCGCCGCCAGACGCTCAAAGGTGCCGAGCGCTTTATTACACCCGAGCTGAAAGAATTCGAAGACAAGGCACTGTCGGCCAAGAGCCGCGCCCTGGCCCGAGAAAAGATGCTCTACGAGGCCCTGCTCGAAGACCTGATCGGCAAGCTGGCACCGTTGCAGGACACCGCCGCGGCCCTGGCCGAGCTGGATGTGCTGAGCAACCTGGCCGAACGCGCCCTGAACCTTGACCTGAACTGCCCGCGCTTTGTCAGCGAGCCGTGCATGCGCATTGTCCAGGGTCGCCATCCGGTGGTGGAGCAAGTGCTGACCACCCCGTTCGTGGCCAACGACCTGTCGCTGGATGACGATACGCGCATGCTGGTGATCACCGGTCCGAACATGGGCGGTAAATCCACCTACATGCGCCAGACCGCATTGATCGTGTTGCTGGCCCATATCGGCAGCTTCGTGCCGGCGGCCAGTTGCGAGTTGTCCCTGGTGGACCGCATCTTCACCCGGATCGGCTCCAGCGATGACCTGGCCGGTGGCCGTTCGACCTTTATGGTGGAAATGAGCGAGACCGCCAATATCCTGCACAACGCCACTGACCGCAGCCTGGTGCTGATGGATGAAGTGGGGCGCGGCACCAGCACTTTCGACGGCCTGTCCCTGGCCTGGGCTGCCGCCGAGCGCCTGGCGCACCTGCGGGCCTATACGCTGTTCGCTACCCACTACTTCGAACTGACCGTGCTGCCGGAAAGCGAGCCGCTGGTGGCCAACGTGCATCTCAATGCCACCGAGCACAACGAGCGCATCGTGTTCCTGCACCATGTGCTGCCTGGGCCGGCCAGCCAGAGTTACGGCCTGGCCGTGGCACAACTGGCCGGTGTGCCGAACGACGTGATCCTGCGTGCCCGCGAGCACCTCAGCCGCCTGGAAACCACGGCCCTGCCCCATGAAACCGTGGTTGCCAGCCCAGCCAAGGCCGCTAGCAAACCTGCGGCACCGCACCAGAGCGATATGTTCGCCAGCCTGCCCCACCCGGTACTGGATGAGTTGGCAAAGCTTGACCTGGATGACTTGACACCACGAAAAGCGCTCGAAATGTTATATGCACTGAAGACTCGGATATAA
- the fdxA gene encoding ferredoxin FdxA has protein sequence MTFVVTDNCIKCKYTDCVEVCPVDCFYEGPNFLVIHPDECIDCALCEPECPAVAIFSEDEVPAEMQEFIQLNVELAEIWPNITEKKDSLPDAAEWDGVKGKIKDLER, from the coding sequence ATGACCTTCGTCGTCACCGACAACTGCATCAAGTGCAAGTACACCGACTGCGTAGAAGTGTGTCCGGTGGACTGCTTTTACGAAGGCCCGAACTTTTTGGTAATCCACCCGGATGAGTGCATCGACTGCGCCCTGTGTGAGCCAGAATGCCCGGCCGTTGCGATTTTTTCCGAGGATGAAGTCCCGGCTGAGATGCAGGAATTTATTCAGTTGAACGTCGAACTGGCGGAAATCTGGCCAAACATCACCGAGAAGAAAGACTCGCTGCCCGACGCAGCCGAGTGGGATGGCGTAAAAGGCAAGATCAAAGACCTCGAACGCTAA
- the apbC gene encoding iron-sulfur cluster carrier protein ApbC, translating to MSAVNRAAVEAVLRQYTDPYLNQDPVSAGCVRAIDVQGDQVTVQLELGYAAGLFKSGWAQMLQMAIEGLDGVRSAKVDIQCVIAAHKAQAQIPGLANVKNVVAVASGKGGVGKSTTAANLALALAREGARVGILDADIYGPSQGVMFGIAEGSRPKIKEQKWFVPIQAHGVEVMSMAFLTDDNTPMVWRGPMVSGALMQLVMQTDWGNLDYLVIDMPPGTGDIQLTLAQKVPVAGAVIVTTPQDLALLDARKGVEMFRKVNIPVLGVVENMAVHICSNCGHAEHLFGEGGGEKLATQYGVELLASLPLSMGIREQADGGKPTVIAEPDGQITMVYQELARHVGARIVLQEAGSQAMPTITVSDD from the coding sequence ATGAGCGCCGTCAATCGCGCAGCGGTGGAAGCCGTTCTTCGCCAGTACACCGATCCCTATCTGAACCAGGACCCGGTCAGCGCCGGCTGTGTCCGGGCCATTGATGTGCAGGGCGATCAGGTCACGGTCCAGCTTGAACTGGGCTACGCCGCAGGTTTGTTCAAGAGTGGCTGGGCACAGATGCTGCAAATGGCCATCGAAGGCCTGGATGGCGTGCGTTCGGCCAAGGTCGACATCCAGTGCGTGATCGCCGCGCACAAGGCCCAGGCGCAGATTCCTGGCCTGGCCAACGTCAAGAACGTGGTGGCCGTGGCGTCCGGCAAGGGCGGCGTGGGCAAGTCGACCACGGCGGCCAACCTGGCCCTGGCCCTGGCCCGTGAAGGGGCCAGGGTGGGGATTCTCGACGCCGATATCTACGGCCCCAGCCAAGGCGTGATGTTTGGCATTGCCGAAGGTTCACGGCCCAAGATCAAGGAGCAGAAGTGGTTCGTGCCAATCCAGGCCCATGGCGTGGAAGTCATGTCGATGGCGTTCCTTACGGATGACAATACGCCGATGGTCTGGCGTGGGCCGATGGTCTCCGGTGCCTTGATGCAGTTGGTGATGCAGACCGATTGGGGCAACCTCGACTACCTGGTGATCGATATGCCGCCAGGCACCGGCGATATCCAGCTGACCTTGGCGCAAAAAGTCCCGGTGGCGGGCGCAGTGATTGTCACCACGCCCCAGGACCTGGCGCTGCTCGACGCACGCAAGGGGGTGGAAATGTTCCGCAAGGTCAACATCCCGGTGCTGGGTGTGGTGGAAAACATGGCGGTGCACATCTGCTCCAACTGCGGTCATGCCGAGCATCTGTTCGGTGAAGGCGGCGGGGAAAAGCTCGCCACCCAATATGGCGTTGAGCTGCTGGCATCGCTGCCGCTGTCGATGGGCATTCGTGAGCAGGCCGATGGTGGTAAACCGACGGTGATCGCCGAGCCCGATGGGCAGATCACCATGGTCTACCAGGAACTGGCCCGTCACGTGGGCGCGCGGATTGTCTTGCAGGAAGCCGGTTCCCAGGCAATGCCGACCATCACTGTCAGCGACGACTGA